In Selenomonas sp. TAMA-11512, a genomic segment contains:
- a CDS encoding L-fucose/L-arabinose isomerase family protein produces the protein MGKVRIKLGYAPTRRSIFSAPDAVKYRGLTRDRLEELGVDFVDIDDINEEGLLYDENDRLKIVEKFKREKIDGLFLPHCNFGTEYECARLAKDMGVPVLLWGPLDECPDENGVRLRDTQCGLFATGKVLRRFRVPFTYMTNCRLNDPVFERGVRDFLAVCNVVKIFKNIRILQMGPRPFDFWSTMCNEGELLERFNVQLAPVPIPELMYAMKDAIKEGKKVKETMDYIRENMIIKVTDEQLEQVAALKVAMKDLMEKYHCNAGAIQCWNALQTEIGIMPCAANALMNDEGFPVVCETDIHGAITALMAEAAGMGETRSFFADWTIRHPHIENGELLQHCGPWPISVAREKAQLTYPLAFDYPGALTAEAKHGDLTLCRFDGDEGKYSLLLGRAKGVEGPKGMGTYLWVEVENIKRLEAKIIEGPYIHHCVGIHKDIVPVLYEACKYIGVTPDLYDDNEEEIKAYLRGE, from the coding sequence ATGGGCAAGGTTCGAATCAAGCTGGGATATGCGCCGACGAGGCGCAGCATTTTCAGCGCGCCGGATGCAGTCAAGTATCGCGGGCTTACGCGCGACAGACTCGAGGAGCTGGGTGTCGACTTCGTCGATATCGACGACATCAACGAAGAGGGGCTGCTCTATGATGAGAACGATCGGCTGAAAATCGTCGAGAAGTTTAAGAGGGAGAAAATCGACGGTCTCTTCCTTCCGCACTGCAACTTCGGCACCGAATACGAGTGTGCCCGCCTCGCGAAGGACATGGGCGTCCCCGTACTGCTCTGGGGACCGCTGGATGAGTGTCCGGATGAAAACGGCGTTCGCCTCCGCGATACGCAGTGCGGACTTTTCGCCACGGGCAAGGTGCTCCGCCGCTTCCGGGTTCCCTTCACGTACATGACGAACTGTCGTCTGAACGACCCCGTCTTCGAGCGGGGCGTAAGAGATTTCCTCGCTGTCTGTAATGTCGTCAAGATATTCAAGAATATCCGCATCCTGCAGATGGGGCCGCGGCCGTTTGACTTCTGGTCGACGATGTGCAACGAGGGCGAGCTCCTGGAGCGCTTCAACGTCCAGCTTGCGCCCGTACCTATCCCGGAGCTCATGTACGCGATGAAGGACGCGATCAAAGAGGGTAAGAAAGTCAAAGAGACCATGGACTACATCCGGGAGAATATGATCATCAAGGTCACGGATGAACAGCTCGAGCAGGTCGCCGCGCTGAAGGTCGCCATGAAGGACCTCATGGAGAAGTATCACTGCAACGCCGGCGCCATCCAGTGCTGGAATGCGCTGCAGACGGAAATCGGCATCATGCCGTGTGCGGCAAATGCCCTGATGAACGATGAGGGATTCCCTGTCGTCTGCGAGACGGATATCCACGGAGCGATTACGGCGCTCATGGCGGAGGCAGCCGGCATGGGCGAGACGCGGTCCTTCTTCGCCGACTGGACGATTCGTCACCCGCACATCGAAAACGGCGAGCTCCTGCAGCATTGCGGTCCCTGGCCGATCTCGGTAGCGAGGGAAAAGGCGCAGCTCACGTATCCGCTTGCCTTTGACTACCCGGGGGCGCTCACCGCCGAGGCAAAGCACGGCGACCTCACGCTCTGCCGATTTGACGGCGATGAGGGCAAGTATTCGCTTCTTCTCGGCCGCGCGAAGGGCGTCGAAGGGCCGAAGGGCATGGGCACCTACCTCTGGGTCGAGGTCGAGAATATCAAGCGGCTCGAAGCGAAGATCATCGAGGGGCCGTACATCCATCACTGCGTCGGCATCCACAAGGATATCGTGCCTGTGCTCTACGAGGCATGCAAGTATATCGGGGTCACACCGGATCTCTATGACGATAACGAGGAGGAAATCAAAGCCTATCTGAGGGGGGAATGA
- a CDS encoding DUF421 domain-containing protein, translating to MLVYSLMFGKLALGLLCLILQINLLGKGNLAPNSATDQVQNYVLGGIIGGVIYNNAISMLDFLLVLIAWTLLVLILKYLKSNSAAIKGFVDGRPAVLIERGKMQVDECMRHGLLAHDIALKLRMAGVYYIKDVKRAVLEPNGQLTTIQYGEQNARYPLILDGQIDDDALELIEKDRDWLRTKLHMEGYEPKDVYIGEYKDAALVIYPYEGPVIVRA from the coding sequence ATGCTCGTTTACTCGCTCATGTTCGGAAAACTGGCGCTCGGCCTTCTCTGTCTTATTCTCCAGATCAACCTGCTCGGCAAGGGAAATCTCGCACCGAACTCCGCGACGGATCAGGTGCAGAACTATGTACTCGGCGGCATCATCGGCGGCGTCATCTACAACAACGCCATCTCGATGCTGGACTTCCTGCTCGTTCTGATTGCGTGGACGCTGCTTGTCCTGATCCTGAAATATCTGAAATCGAACAGTGCCGCGATCAAGGGCTTTGTCGACGGCAGACCCGCCGTTCTCATCGAGCGCGGGAAAATGCAGGTGGACGAGTGCATGCGGCACGGATTGCTCGCGCACGACATCGCGTTGAAGCTCCGCATGGCGGGCGTCTACTATATCAAGGACGTAAAGCGCGCCGTACTCGAGCCGAACGGACAGCTGACCACCATCCAGTACGGCGAGCAGAACGCACGCTACCCGCTCATCCTCGACGGACAGATCGATGACGATGCGCTTGAGCTTATCGAAAAGGATCGCGACTGGCTTAGGACTAAGCTGCACATGGAGGGCTATGAACCTAAAGACGTCTATATCGGCGAGTATAAGGATGCCGCGCTCGTCATTTATCCGTATGAGGGCCCTGTGATCGTGCGCGCGTAG
- a CDS encoding DUF3290 domain-containing protein — protein MSFYTYDYIVAHSVFNNTIWYVLSFIALAAFLVVSVKHLRSRLVSRYRDLVVILFLAVVFLGGMQWNSYNATESDRKQSSHMAVFLHSLSEDMQVPVQEIRTNSTSLRQGMIVDVNGIFYSVIFNSDFTAFRYEQTHLLDRDVKIVDKED, from the coding sequence TTGTCATTTTATACATACGACTACATCGTAGCGCACAGCGTATTCAACAATACGATTTGGTACGTGCTGTCATTCATTGCACTCGCGGCATTCCTCGTCGTGAGCGTGAAACATCTGCGCAGCCGTCTCGTCTCGCGTTACCGCGATCTCGTCGTCATCCTGTTCCTTGCCGTCGTATTCCTCGGCGGTATGCAGTGGAACAGCTACAATGCGACGGAAAGCGACCGAAAGCAGAGTTCGCACATGGCGGTCTTCCTTCACAGTCTCAGCGAGGATATGCAGGTACCCGTGCAGGAGATACGTACGAATTCGACCTCGCTGCGGCAGGGCATGATCGTCGATGTGAACGGCATTTTCTACAGTGTGATATTTAACAGTGACTTCACTGCATTTCGGTACGAACAGACGCATCTTCTCGATCGTGATGTGAAGATTGTGGACAAGGAGGACTAA
- a CDS encoding GntR family transcriptional regulator — MEIDRTSSKPLYMQLEEIFRQYIANGDWEAGKVIPSENELCREYGLSRMTVRTVIKTLADEGLLYRVQGKGTFVSEEKIIAHSPSYAGFREQLEAQGYITQTETVAFKVIQASKKIAKALEVPEDSEVRFIVRVRMANNKPVSIHESYIPYSLCKGLREGALANEQLCHIMENDFGCKQKYVNETFESVLATEKEAKLLGISKGYPLILMEEITRDEDKKVFEYTKIIFRGDVIKLSFNYEM, encoded by the coding sequence ATGGAGATCGATCGGACAAGCTCAAAGCCTCTGTACATGCAGCTGGAGGAGATATTCAGACAGTATATTGCGAACGGCGACTGGGAAGCGGGAAAAGTGATTCCCTCCGAAAATGAGCTCTGCAGAGAATACGGACTGTCGCGCATGACGGTGCGCACCGTCATCAAGACACTGGCGGACGAAGGGCTGCTGTATCGTGTTCAGGGGAAGGGAACTTTCGTATCGGAGGAAAAGATCATCGCGCATTCCCCCTCGTATGCCGGCTTCCGCGAGCAGCTCGAAGCACAGGGATACATCACACAGACGGAGACGGTTGCGTTCAAAGTCATACAGGCATCGAAAAAGATCGCAAAGGCGCTTGAGGTGCCGGAGGATTCGGAAGTGCGCTTCATCGTCCGGGTACGCATGGCCAACAACAAGCCGGTCAGCATCCATGAATCCTATATCCCCTACAGCCTGTGCAAGGGCCTGCGGGAAGGGGCGCTGGCGAATGAGCAGCTCTGTCATATTATGGAGAACGATTTCGGATGCAAGCAGAAATACGTAAATGAAACATTCGAATCCGTGCTTGCTACGGAGAAAGAAGCGAAGCTGCTCGGCATTTCGAAGGGATACCCGCTGATACTGATGGAAGAAATCACCAGAGACGAGGATAAAAAGGTGTTTGAATACACGAAGATCATCTTCCGGGGCGATGTCATAAAATTGAGCTTTAATTACGAGATGTAA
- a CDS encoding Cof-type HAD-IIB family hydrolase, with amino-acid sequence MLKLIASDLDGTLLQHGVQTLSEEILHMISACRRHNVHFAAASGRSYDNIRYVFDSVRDDISYICDNGSVCMHGGKVIACEPIAADMIASILEELKSFPGCDILISCDAGTVSDSKNEDFYQFMWDTSYRNMKRVENIDAYIGAVYKLALFSRDDALLQRAEEHFQKFCGARLHALRTDEVWVDFINPKATKGKALEKLAAYLGVQANACVAFGDRFNDLEMLQFAGTSYVMRTGAEGLSAYTTGVADTVEEVLAVLLKKEGYM; translated from the coding sequence ATGCTGAAACTGATAGCGAGTGACTTGGACGGAACTCTTCTCCAACACGGCGTGCAGACGCTTTCCGAGGAAATCCTTCACATGATTTCCGCCTGCAGGAGACACAATGTGCACTTTGCAGCGGCGAGCGGGCGCTCGTATGACAACATTCGATACGTATTTGATTCGGTGCGTGACGATATCTCCTATATCTGTGACAACGGCTCCGTGTGCATGCACGGCGGAAAAGTGATTGCCTGTGAGCCGATAGCGGCGGATATGATCGCATCCATACTGGAAGAGCTGAAATCATTTCCCGGCTGCGATATCCTCATATCCTGCGATGCTGGTACCGTATCCGATTCAAAAAATGAAGATTTCTATCAGTTCATGTGGGATACCTCGTATCGTAATATGAAGCGCGTTGAGAACATCGACGCGTATATCGGTGCGGTGTATAAGCTGGCGCTTTTCAGTCGGGATGATGCGCTTCTGCAGCGGGCGGAAGAGCATTTTCAGAAATTCTGCGGCGCGCGGCTGCATGCGCTCCGAACGGATGAAGTCTGGGTGGACTTCATAAATCCGAAGGCGACGAAGGGGAAAGCGCTGGAAAAACTCGCCGCATATCTTGGGGTGCAGGCGAATGCGTGCGTTGCTTTCGGGGATCGGTTCAACGATCTCGAGATGCTGCAATTCGCGGGAACAAGCTATGTGATGCGGACGGGAGCGGAGGGTTTATCCGCTTATACGACCGGCGTTGCGGACACGGTGGAAGAAGTGTTGGCTGTGCTGCTGAAGAAGGAAGGGTATATGTGA
- the dapA gene encoding 4-hydroxy-tetrahydrodipicolinate synthase, with product MKFQGIMSPIITPFKEDGRIDLANFEKHLDHLAAAGIHGVLVFGSLGEFFSVPVEDKKEAIQLAVKTSNHRTKIIVGVGSTKLEETLELAQFSEKAGADVINVVAPYYFPPTEKGVMEHFGRVAEAVDMPIQLYNIPICVGGDLTPEYIAALAARYEHIIGVKDTVDNISHTRRIIDAARKVRPEFSVVSGFDEYYIPNRIAGGDGVLSGLTNVVPELFVKMHNAYEGRDFDIAISCAEKISKLMCLYTVSDSFSLSVKAAVRVQGLPIETWTRTPRLQTLPEEDAKIRKVLEEVLQS from the coding sequence ATGAAATTTCAGGGTATCATGTCGCCGATTATAACGCCGTTCAAGGAAGACGGGCGCATCGATCTGGCAAATTTCGAAAAGCACTTGGATCATCTGGCTGCAGCCGGCATACATGGAGTCCTCGTGTTCGGCAGTCTGGGCGAATTCTTTTCCGTTCCTGTGGAGGATAAAAAAGAAGCGATTCAACTCGCGGTCAAGACATCAAATCATCGGACAAAGATCATTGTCGGCGTCGGCAGTACGAAGCTGGAAGAAACCCTGGAGCTCGCGCAGTTCTCGGAGAAAGCGGGCGCGGATGTCATCAATGTCGTGGCACCGTACTACTTCCCGCCGACTGAGAAAGGCGTCATGGAGCACTTCGGGAGGGTTGCGGAGGCGGTGGATATGCCGATCCAGCTCTACAACATTCCGATCTGCGTCGGCGGAGACCTTACGCCGGAATACATCGCGGCGCTCGCCGCACGGTACGAGCACATCATCGGCGTCAAGGATACCGTGGACAACATCAGCCATACGCGCCGCATCATCGATGCCGCACGAAAGGTGCGGCCGGAGTTCTCCGTCGTATCCGGATTTGACGAATACTATATCCCGAACCGCATTGCGGGCGGTGACGGCGTCCTATCCGGACTGACAAACGTCGTCCCCGAGCTCTTCGTCAAGATGCACAACGCGTATGAAGGCCGTGACTTCGATATCGCCATCTCCTGTGCGGAGAAGATCTCAAAGCTCATGTGCCTGTATACCGTGTCGGATTCGTTCTCCCTGTCGGTCAAGGCGGCGGTAAGAGTGCAAGGGCTGCCCATTGAAACGTGGACAAGGACACCCAGGCTGCAAACGCTCCCGGAAGAGGATGCAAAGATCAGGAAGGTGTTGGAAGAGGTCCTGCAGAGCTAG
- a CDS encoding C-terminal binding protein — MKVVITDLDMVSIENEKKVFDAAGVPYELKQLHTEEALIEGCKDADILAVQYAKITEKVMDALPNIKFIVRYGVGVDSIDVPAATKHGIQVGNVPDYGMNEVADHAVSLSLALLRKVDMLNRRTKTEVWDYSACIPIRRFSTMTVGVVGLGRIGRNFAAKMSALGFKVVGYDPYYKETPETSFIEAVSFDEVVERADVISLHCPADGNEGLMNRDVFKRMKKTAFLINVARGAIVNDKDLDEALKSGEIAGAGLDTVSIEPAPPDYFLFKNDNLLVTPHMAWYSEEAGAELQRKVAEEAVRFAKGEPIHYPINKLDK, encoded by the coding sequence ATGAAGGTTGTTATTACGGATCTTGACATGGTCAGCATTGAGAATGAGAAGAAGGTGTTCGATGCGGCGGGTGTCCCCTATGAGCTGAAGCAGCTGCACACGGAAGAGGCCCTGATCGAGGGCTGCAAAGATGCGGACATCCTCGCCGTGCAGTATGCGAAGATTACCGAGAAGGTCATGGACGCGCTGCCGAATATCAAGTTCATCGTGCGCTACGGCGTCGGCGTCGATTCCATCGATGTGCCGGCGGCCACGAAGCACGGCATCCAGGTCGGCAATGTCCCGGACTACGGCATGAATGAGGTTGCCGACCATGCCGTATCGCTTTCTCTGGCACTGCTCCGCAAGGTGGATATGCTCAACCGCCGCACGAAGACAGAGGTATGGGACTATTCCGCCTGCATCCCCATCCGACGCTTTTCCACGATGACCGTCGGCGTCGTTGGCCTCGGGCGCATCGGGCGCAACTTCGCAGCGAAGATGTCGGCGCTCGGCTTCAAGGTCGTTGGATATGACCCGTACTACAAGGAGACGCCGGAGACGAGCTTTATCGAAGCGGTCAGCTTTGATGAAGTCGTGGAGCGTGCCGATGTCATCTCCCTGCACTGCCCGGCGGACGGCAATGAGGGACTCATGAACAGAGATGTCTTTAAGAGAATGAAGAAGACGGCGTTCCTGATCAATGTGGCGCGCGGCGCCATTGTCAACGATAAGGATCTCGATGAGGCATTGAAGAGCGGCGAAATCGCCGGTGCGGGCCTCGACACGGTCAGTATCGAGCCGGCGCCGCCGGATTACTTCCTCTTTAAAAACGACAATCTGCTCGTCACGCCGCACATGGCGTGGTACAGCGAAGAGGCGGGAGCCGAGCTCCAGCGCAAGGTCGCTGAAGAAGCTGTCCGCTTCGCGAAGGGTGAACCCATCCACTATCCGATCAACAAGTTGGACAAGTAA
- a CDS encoding TRAP transporter large permease yields the protein METALVLMGTLILGLMLNLPIGFAIGFSSIAAILVDGRLSNLYIVQQMVTASDSFTLIAIPLFILAGELMAAGGVSKRLLGVANAFFGHYTGGLATVTIVLCMFFAAVSGSGPATVAAIGTMVVPTMLEKGYDKSFTLALIACAGSIGVIIPPSIPMVIYGTTTGTSVSSVFTAGIIPGILIGFSLIVMCYFISRKNGWKGDDNRYTTAEKMKFVWEAKWALINPFIILGGIYAGVFTPTEAAAVATIYAFVCGMFIYRELNIRSLWTSLASASMTTGTILVIVAFATAFTKILTINRIPDMITHGILGLSDSMVVIILFMILLLLFVGCFMDTTPAMMVLAPILLPVAVALGLSPVHFGVIMVVTLAIGFFTPPLGVNLFVASRVGNVRMETVIAGVTRFVIIMIVDAVLIAFIPEISMFLVNLGK from the coding sequence ATGGAAACAGCGCTTGTACTCATGGGAACTTTGATACTGGGGCTTATGCTTAACTTGCCGATCGGTTTCGCCATCGGGTTTTCCTCAATTGCCGCCATCCTCGTCGACGGTCGTCTCTCGAACCTCTACATCGTGCAGCAGATGGTCACCGCATCGGACAGCTTTACACTGATCGCGATCCCGCTCTTCATCCTCGCAGGCGAGCTCATGGCTGCCGGCGGCGTGTCGAAGCGCCTTCTGGGCGTCGCGAATGCGTTCTTCGGACACTATACAGGCGGTCTGGCGACGGTTACGATCGTGCTCTGCATGTTCTTTGCCGCTGTATCCGGTTCCGGCCCTGCAACGGTTGCCGCCATCGGCACGATGGTCGTCCCCACGATGCTGGAAAAAGGCTATGATAAGAGCTTTACGCTGGCGCTGATCGCCTGCGCCGGCAGCATCGGCGTCATCATCCCTCCGAGCATCCCGATGGTCATCTACGGCACCACGACGGGGACATCGGTCAGCTCAGTCTTCACGGCAGGTATTATTCCTGGTATCCTCATCGGATTTTCGCTCATCGTGATGTGCTACTTCATTTCCAGGAAGAACGGCTGGAAGGGCGATGACAATCGCTATACAACGGCGGAGAAGATGAAGTTCGTCTGGGAAGCCAAGTGGGCGCTCATCAATCCGTTCATCATCCTGGGCGGTATCTACGCAGGCGTCTTCACACCGACGGAAGCGGCTGCTGTAGCCACGATATACGCGTTTGTATGCGGCATGTTCATTTACCGGGAGCTGAATATAAGAAGCCTGTGGACATCTCTTGCGAGCGCATCCATGACGACGGGTACAATCCTCGTCATCGTTGCCTTCGCGACGGCATTCACAAAGATCCTGACGATTAACCGCATTCCGGACATGATTACGCATGGTATTCTCGGACTGAGCGACAGCATGGTCGTCATCATCCTCTTCATGATCCTGCTGCTCCTCTTCGTCGGCTGCTTCATGGATACGACACCGGCTATGATGGTGCTTGCGCCGATCCTCCTGCCGGTTGCCGTAGCGCTCGGACTCAGCCCCGTGCACTTCGGCGTTATCATGGTTGTCACGCTCGCGATCGGCTTCTTTACACCGCCTTTGGGAGTCAATCTCTTCGTTGCGTCCCGCGTGGGCAATGTGCGTATGGAGACGGTCATAGCCGGTGTTACCCGATTTGTCATCATCATGATCGTGGATGCGGTGCTCATCGCGTTCATCCCGGAGATTTCCATGTTCCTGGTGAACCTGGGCAAGTGA
- a CDS encoding TRAP transporter small permease, producing the protein MKNSLKWVDDKFEEIFCVSLISMMAVVIFVQVIMRYVFQNSLSWSEEFARYCFIWLIYLGAGYGCRYAQHIKIEAALRLYPKSWRPYVVIFSDLLTISLAIYILISGIQLTELQLMHDKYSPAMNISMAVVNIAPPVGFALVILRQIQTVFKRIAALGADPEETEKKEA; encoded by the coding sequence ATGAAGAATTCACTGAAATGGGTGGATGACAAGTTCGAAGAGATCTTCTGTGTCAGCCTCATCTCCATGATGGCCGTTGTGATTTTCGTCCAGGTCATCATGCGCTATGTATTCCAAAATTCCCTTTCCTGGTCGGAGGAGTTTGCCAGATACTGCTTTATATGGCTCATTTATCTCGGCGCGGGCTACGGCTGCAGATATGCGCAGCACATCAAGATCGAGGCGGCGCTCCGGCTGTATCCGAAGAGCTGGCGTCCCTATGTCGTCATCTTCAGCGATCTTCTGACGATCTCGCTTGCGATATACATTCTGATTTCCGGCATACAGCTCACGGAACTGCAGCTCATGCATGATAAGTACAGCCCGGCGATGAACATCAGTATGGCCGTTGTCAACATAGCGCCTCCGGTCGGCTTTGCGCTCGTCATCCTGCGGCAGATACAGACCGTATTCAAGCGAATCGCCGCATTGGGAGCGGATCCGGAAGAGACAGAAAAGAAGGAGGCGTAA
- a CDS encoding DctP family TRAP transporter solute-binding subunit, whose protein sequence is MSSMKKLVAALLVVIFAVGGIVIMKMNTKFSEQENVKLIFAVVPGKAAVDAAYKFKDLCAEYSGGKIQVDVFSDNILGDDKTVVEGAQVGDIDIAMSSTSPLANMYADYYIYDAPYLFLSPQEVYAVAFNGEVGKKIRDGVEKIGLKGMPFWENGFRNLTNSRQAVASPADLSGMKIRTMENRVHMAAWRALGANPTPMAFTEVFTALQQKTIDGQENPLGQIDASRLYEPNKFITISQHVYTPYCVLMNLEKWNSLTQEQRDIIYRAMTEAAEYQIQLSQGNEGKIIKMLEENGNVVTLISPEEKKAFQDLIVNAGVHEMAQQKMEHPEYFDQMRKELEEYRQRGAKS, encoded by the coding sequence ATGTCATCCATGAAAAAACTCGTTGCAGCACTTTTAGTCGTTATCTTTGCTGTGGGCGGTATCGTGATTATGAAGATGAATACCAAGTTTTCCGAACAGGAAAACGTAAAGCTCATCTTCGCCGTTGTGCCCGGCAAGGCGGCGGTGGATGCCGCATATAAGTTTAAGGATCTTTGCGCGGAGTATTCCGGAGGGAAGATCCAGGTCGACGTCTTCTCGGACAATATTCTGGGCGATGATAAGACAGTTGTTGAAGGGGCACAGGTCGGCGATATAGATATTGCCATGTCGTCGACGAGTCCGCTGGCGAACATGTACGCGGATTACTATATATATGACGCGCCGTACCTCTTCTTAAGTCCTCAGGAAGTTTATGCCGTGGCGTTCAACGGGGAAGTCGGTAAGAAGATTCGCGACGGCGTGGAGAAGATCGGCCTCAAGGGCATGCCGTTCTGGGAAAACGGCTTCCGCAACCTGACGAACAGCCGCCAAGCGGTCGCTTCTCCGGCCGATCTCTCCGGCATGAAGATCCGCACGATGGAGAATCGCGTGCACATGGCCGCGTGGCGTGCACTCGGTGCGAACCCGACGCCGATGGCATTTACCGAAGTGTTTACGGCGCTGCAGCAGAAGACGATCGACGGACAGGAAAATCCGCTGGGTCAGATCGATGCGAGCCGACTGTACGAACCGAATAAGTTCATTACGATATCGCAGCACGTCTATACGCCATACTGCGTACTCATGAATTTGGAAAAGTGGAATTCCCTGACGCAGGAGCAGAGAGATATCATCTACCGCGCGATGACGGAAGCGGCGGAGTACCAGATCCAGCTCAGCCAGGGCAACGAGGGCAAGATCATCAAGATGCTGGAGGAGAACGGAAATGTCGTCACGCTCATCTCTCCGGAGGAAAAGAAGGCATTCCAGGATCTGATCGTCAATGCGGGTGTGCATGAGATGGCGCAGCAGAAGATGGAGCATCCGGAGTACTTTGATCAGATGAGAAAAGAGCTTGAAGAATACAGGCAGAGAGGAGCAAAATCATGA
- a CDS encoding UxaA family hydrolase, giving the protein MKFLGYRRPDGRVGVRNYVLILPASICASDTTRIVASQVQGAVTFNNQNGCSQVPPDNQLTLDVEAGFAANPNVYGTIVVSLGCENCQMDMVVGAIKERTNKPLKTVIIQEAGGTLKAIEQAVRYAKEMVQEAGMQQREEFDIGELIVGMECGGSDPTSGLAANPTIGEMSDRLVDLGGTTILSETTELIGAEHILARRAKNEEVKRRIFEIIHRYEEALRVVGEEVREGNPSPGNIVGGITTLEEKSLGCIHKGGHRTVEAVYDYAKQLDAEVKGLVVMDTPGNDPSSVAGMVAGGCQVVVFSTGRGTPTGNPIVPVIKLTGNKITFKNMSDNIDYDASAVIYGEKTLAEQGRDLLDMVVETANGRQTKAESLGFMEIAIARVCNYT; this is encoded by the coding sequence ATGAAATTTTTAGGATACAGGAGGCCGGACGGGCGCGTAGGCGTTCGCAATTACGTTCTGATTCTCCCTGCCAGCATCTGTGCCTCGGATACGACGCGCATCGTTGCGTCACAGGTGCAGGGAGCCGTCACCTTCAACAACCAGAACGGCTGTTCACAGGTACCGCCGGACAATCAGCTCACGCTTGATGTCGAGGCGGGCTTTGCGGCCAATCCGAATGTGTACGGGACGATCGTCGTCTCTCTGGGCTGCGAGAACTGCCAGATGGATATGGTTGTCGGTGCAATCAAAGAGCGCACGAACAAGCCGCTGAAGACGGTCATCATTCAGGAGGCTGGAGGAACGCTTAAGGCGATCGAGCAGGCTGTCCGCTATGCCAAGGAGATGGTACAGGAAGCCGGGATGCAGCAGCGTGAAGAGTTCGACATCGGCGAGCTCATCGTCGGCATGGAGTGCGGAGGCTCCGACCCCACGTCCGGACTTGCCGCTAATCCGACAATCGGCGAGATGTCCGATCGGCTTGTCGATTTGGGCGGCACTACGATTTTAAGCGAGACGACGGAGCTGATCGGCGCGGAGCATATTTTGGCACGTCGAGCGAAGAACGAAGAGGTCAAGAGGCGCATCTTCGAGATCATTCACCGTTACGAAGAGGCGCTCAGAGTTGTCGGCGAGGAGGTCCGCGAGGGCAACCCGAGCCCGGGCAACATCGTCGGCGGGATCACGACGCTCGAAGAGAAGTCTCTCGGCTGCATCCACAAGGGCGGGCATCGTACGGTAGAAGCCGTGTATGACTATGCCAAGCAGCTTGATGCAGAGGTGAAGGGGCTTGTCGTCATGGATACGCCGGGCAACGATCCTTCCTCCGTAGCGGGCATGGTGGCGGGCGGCTGTCAGGTGGTCGTGTTCTCGACGGGACGCGGCACACCTACGGGGAATCCGATCGTGCCTGTCATCAAACTGACGGGAAATAAGATCACTTTTAAGAATATGAGTGATAATATTGACTACGATGCCAGCGCCGTCATCTATGGGGAGAAGACGCTTGCCGAGCAGGGGCGGGATCTTCTGGACATGGTGGTGGAGACGGCGAACGGCAGGCAGACAAAAGCGGAGTCTCTGGGATTTATGGAGATCGCTATAGCACGTGTATGTAATTACACCTGA
- a CDS encoding UxaA family hydrolase, with translation MVNTMVIDDKDNVAVAIEEIRKGEPISYVGMPEGTKGFPAVTDVTIYHKVAIKDIPDDTPVVKYGEHIGHAIGNIKKGEHVHVHNVKSVREDLG, from the coding sequence ATGGTAAACACGATGGTCATTGACGACAAGGACAATGTCGCCGTTGCTATCGAGGAAATCAGGAAGGGAGAGCCGATTTCTTACGTCGGCATGCCGGAGGGCACGAAAGGCTTCCCGGCTGTCACGGACGTGACGATCTACCATAAGGTCGCCATCAAAGACATTCCCGATGATACGCCGGTCGTGAAATACGGCGAGCATATCGGTCATGCGATCGGCAACATCAAAAAGGGTGAGCATGTGCATGTGCACAATGTCAAATCCGTGCGTGAAGATCTGGGATAA